In one Pseudomonas sp. 31-12 genomic region, the following are encoded:
- a CDS encoding MurR/RpiR family transcriptional regulator, which yields MRNLLEQIQNRLEDLNKAERKVAEVILLNPEQATRFSIAALAQASKVSEPTVNRFCRSFGVSGYPELKLQLAQSLASGAAYVSRAVEADDNPEAYTKKIFGSAIASLDSALQALDPNLISRAVDLLIQARQIHFFGLGASAPVALDAQHKFFRFNLAVTAHADVLMQRMIASVAHTGELFVIISYTGRTRELVEVARIARENGASVLGLTAEGSPLAKASTLSLNIPLPEDTDIYMPMTSRIIQLTVLDVLATGMTLRRGVDFQPHLRKIKESLNASRYPVGDEFN from the coding sequence GTGCGAAATTTACTGGAACAGATCCAGAATCGCCTTGAAGACCTGAACAAGGCAGAACGCAAAGTCGCCGAAGTCATCCTGCTCAACCCAGAGCAGGCCACCCGGTTCAGCATCGCCGCGCTCGCCCAGGCCTCTAAAGTCAGCGAGCCGACGGTCAACCGTTTCTGCCGTTCGTTTGGCGTCAGCGGCTACCCGGAACTCAAGCTTCAATTGGCCCAGAGCCTGGCCAGTGGCGCGGCGTATGTCAGCCGTGCGGTCGAGGCCGATGATAATCCGGAGGCCTACACCAAAAAGATTTTCGGCAGCGCCATCGCCTCTTTGGACAGTGCGTTACAGGCACTTGACCCGAACCTGATCAGCCGCGCCGTCGACCTGTTGATCCAGGCCCGGCAGATCCACTTCTTCGGCCTCGGCGCCTCGGCCCCGGTGGCGCTCGATGCGCAGCACAAGTTCTTCCGCTTCAACCTGGCCGTCACCGCCCACGCCGACGTGCTGATGCAGCGCATGATTGCGTCGGTGGCGCACACCGGCGAGCTGTTCGTGATCATTTCCTACACCGGCCGCACCCGAGAACTGGTGGAAGTGGCGCGCATCGCCCGGGAAAACGGTGCTTCGGTGCTGGGTCTGACGGCCGAAGGTTCGCCACTGGCCAAGGCCAGTACCTTGAGCCTGAATATTCCGCTGCCGGAAGACACCGACATCTATATGCCGATGACGTCGCGGATCATCCAGCTGACCGTGCTGGATGTGCTGGCCACCGGCATGACCCTGCGCCGGGGTGTGGATTTCCAGCCGCATTTGCGCAAGATCAAAGAGAGCTTGAATGCGAGTCGGTATCCGGTTGGGGATGAGTTCAACTGA